From Vigna unguiculata cultivar IT97K-499-35 chromosome 5, ASM411807v1, whole genome shotgun sequence, the proteins below share one genomic window:
- the LOC114184606 gene encoding protein FAR-RED ELONGATED HYPOCOTYL 3-like: MESGQLLVVVENLNNGGILCYHSLRILFCKDIKLLPEKYILKRWTRHARSDAMSDHGGKPINVDPRLESSKQYKQLCSRLLRLAHDVSDDSEACTMVWEGVLELEKKVTAIRLNNQSHGTHG; this comes from the coding sequence ATGGAGAGTGGACAATTACTTGTAGTTgtagaaaatttgaataatgGGGGAATATTGTGTTATCATTCATTAAGAATACTATTTTGTAAGGATATCAAGCTTCTCccagaaaaatatatattgaagagGTGGACAAGACATGCACGAAGTGATGCAATGAGTGATCATGGTGGAAAGCCAATCAATGTTGATCCTAGATTGGAAAGCTCAAAACAATATAAGCAACTATGTTCAAGACTTTTAAGATTAGCTCATGATGTATCGGATGATTCAGAAGCATGCACTATGGTTTGGGAAGGGGTGTTAGAACTTGAGAAGAAAGTGACTGCGATTCGATTGAACAATCAATCACATGGTACTCATGGCTGA